One genomic segment of Fusobacterium nucleatum includes these proteins:
- a CDS encoding EndoU domain-containing protein, with amino-acid sequence MGGHSTLGNNVRIDAYAAKNPIGTNGVRNVVISVYNPSTGKWVQKVNRFGEVQLTTLFPESWSRSRIIVEVDIAYNNKIVTGRYWEGTTPSGIKVRGYLSPNTTVYPLQ; translated from the coding sequence GTGGGAGGACATAGTACACTTGGAAATAATGTTAGAATAGATGCTTATGCAGCTAAAAACCCAATCGGTACTAATGGTGTACGTAATGTAGTAATCTCTGTATATAATCCGTCAACAGGAAAATGGGTTCAAAAAGTAAATAGATTTGGAGAAGTTCAATTAACAACATTATTTCCAGAAAGCTGGTCAAGAAGTAGAATAATAGTAGAAGTAGATATCGCTTATAATAATAAAATAGTAACAGGTAGATACTGGGAAGGAACTACTCCATCAGGAATCAAAGTAAGAGGGTATTTATCCCCTAATACAACAGTCTATCCTTTACAATAA
- a CDS encoding DUF5376 family protein yields MKFRLYYYKSFEKSIHEKIDSMCSSINKTQNEDIISCYIIDISIFESYLNNICEELEKKEPSGMDGQVWGADFIEDKVYIYWVFDPNNEEGKAEISRKGMLKLMKKWIEFRKKKIPENYEEYEEIIEVD; encoded by the coding sequence ATGAAATTTAGATTGTATTATTACAAAAGTTTTGAAAAAAGTATTCATGAAAAAATTGATAGTATGTGTAGTTCTATCAATAAAACGCAAAACGAAGATATCATATCATGTTACATAATTGATATTAGTATTTTTGAAAGTTATTTAAATAATATCTGTGAAGAATTAGAAAAGAAAGAGCCTTCAGGAATGGATGGTCAAGTTTGGGGGGCAGATTTTATTGAAGATAAAGTATATATTTATTGGGTATTTGATCCTAATAATGAAGAAGGAAAAGCAGAGATATCAAGAAAAGGAATGTTAAAATTAATGAAAAAATGGATAGAATTTAGAAAGAAAAAGATTCCAGAGAATTATGAAGAATATGAAGAAATAATAGAAGTAGATTAA
- a CDS encoding DUF6162 family protein — translation MIKINTYIVKPLSSKKENIFLILAFFILISLAAIALKIRHRTDYEITLKDDEIVSYEILNNIELGVYSDIKNSLVDISQLKDENNSLPSLKVLAEEEIPPYFKDITWEQRGAVEWTTFKHDNEDYFIGRGNGKVGTFLVKFNNENIDESEIFYMKDTPSFEDIEKNFEKYEHIVKKIVPYTGNDERKKFTGE, via the coding sequence GTGATAAAAATTAATACTTATATTGTAAAACCACTTAGTTCCAAAAAGGAAAATATCTTTCTTATTTTGGCTTTTTTTATTTTAATATCTTTGGCAGCTATTGCTTTAAAAATTAGACATAGAACTGATTATGAAATAACATTAAAAGATGATGAAATAGTTTCTTATGAAATTTTAAATAATATAGAATTAGGAGTTTATTCTGATATTAAAAATTCTTTGGTAGATATTTCACAATTAAAAGATGAAAACAATTCTTTACCAAGTTTAAAAGTTTTAGCTGAGGAAGAAATTCCGCCATATTTCAAGGATATAACTTGGGAACAAAGAGGAGCAGTGGAATGGACAACATTTAAACATGATAATGAGGATTATTTCATAGGTAGAGGTAATGGAAAAGTTGGAACTTTCTTAGTAAAATTTAATAATGAAAATATAGATGAAAGTGAGATTTTCTATATGAAAGATACACCAAGTTTTGAAGATATAGAAAAAAACTTTGAAAAATATGAGCATATTGTAAAAAAAATAGTTCCATATACTGGTAATGATGAGAGAAAAAAATTTACTGGTGAGTAG
- a CDS encoding metal ABC transporter solute-binding protein, Zn/Mn family — protein MKRLIFILFLIFNALLLGQEKLKIGITLLPYYSFVANIVKDRAEVIPIVKAESFDSHTYQPKVEDIERASKVDAIVVNGIGHDEFIYKIIDAVDKDKRPVVINANKDVPLMPVAGTLNDEKIMDSHTFISITAAIQQVHNITKEIIKLDPKNKDFYLANSREYVKKLRKLKTDALKEVQNIKGEDVRVATFLGGYNYLLAEFGIDVKAVLEPTHGSQISMASLQKIIEKIKKDKIDIIFGEKNYSDEYVTIIKNETGIEVRKLEHLTTGAYRADSFEKFIKVDLDEVVSAIKYVKNKNRAKK, from the coding sequence ATGAAAAGATTAATATTTATATTATTTTTAATATTTAATGCTCTTTTATTAGGGCAAGAAAAATTAAAAATAGGCATAACTTTATTACCTTATTATAGTTTTGTTGCTAATATAGTAAAGGATAGGGCAGAAGTTATTCCCATAGTAAAGGCAGAATCTTTTGATTCTCACACTTATCAGCCTAAGGTTGAGGATATAGAAAGAGCTTCAAAAGTAGATGCCATTGTTGTAAATGGAATAGGACATGATGAATTTATATACAAAATTATAGATGCAGTTGATAAAGATAAAAGACCAGTTGTTATAAATGCAAATAAAGATGTACCACTTATGCCAGTTGCAGGAACATTAAATGATGAAAAGATTATGGATTCACATACATTTATATCTATAACAGCTGCTATTCAACAAGTACATAATATAACAAAAGAAATTATAAAATTAGATCCTAAAAATAAAGATTTCTATTTAGCTAATTCAAGAGAATATGTTAAGAAATTAAGAAAATTAAAGACAGATGCTTTAAAAGAAGTTCAAAATATAAAAGGTGAAGATGTAAGGGTTGCTACTTTTTTAGGAGGGTATAACTATCTATTAGCAGAATTTGGAATAGATGTTAAAGCAGTTTTAGAACCTACACATGGTTCACAAATAAGTATGGCTTCATTACAAAAAATAATTGAAAAAATAAAAAAAGATAAGATAGATATAATTTTTGGGGAAAAAAATTATAGTGACGAATATGTAACAATTATTAAAAATGAAACAGGAATAGAAGTTAGAAAGCTAGAACATTTAACAACAGGAGCTTATAGAGCCGATAGTTTTGAAAAATTTATTAAAGTAGATTTAGATGAAGTTGTAAGTGCAATTAAATATGTTAAAAATAAAAATAGAGCTAAAAAATAG
- a CDS encoding metal ABC transporter solute-binding protein, Zn/Mn family — translation MYKKLLAILMVILSFSSFAKEKLKIGVTLQPYYSFVTNIVKDKAEVVPVVRLDLYDSHSYQPKPDDIKRMNTLDILVVNGIGHDEFIFDILNATDRKKDIKVIYANKNVSLMPIAGSIRAEKVMNPHTFISITASIQQVYNIAKELGEIDPANKEFYLKNSREYAKKLRKLKADALNEVKNLGNIDIRVATLHGGYDYLLSEFGIDVKAVIEPSHGAQPSAADLEKVIKIIKDQKIDIIFGEKNFNNKFVDTIHKETGVQVRSLSHMTNGPYEADGFEKFIKIDLDEVVNAIKDVAAKKGKK, via the coding sequence ATGTACAAAAAATTATTAGCAATCTTAATGGTAATATTAAGTTTTTCTAGTTTTGCAAAAGAAAAATTAAAAATAGGGGTTACTTTACAGCCATATTATAGTTTTGTTACAAATATAGTAAAGGATAAAGCAGAAGTTGTTCCTGTTGTTAGGCTTGATTTATATGATTCTCATAGTTATCAACCAAAACCAGATGATATCAAAAGAATGAATACTCTGGATATACTTGTAGTAAATGGAATAGGACATGATGAATTTATTTTTGATATTTTAAATGCAACAGATAGAAAAAAAGATATAAAAGTTATCTATGCAAATAAAAATGTTTCTTTGATGCCAATAGCAGGGTCGATAAGAGCTGAAAAAGTTATGAATCCTCATACTTTTATTTCAATAACAGCTTCAATTCAACAAGTCTATAATATAGCTAAGGAATTGGGGGAAATAGATCCAGCTAATAAAGAATTCTATTTAAAAAATTCAAGAGAATATGCTAAAAAATTAAGAAAGTTAAAAGCAGATGCTCTAAATGAAGTAAAAAATTTAGGAAATATTGATATAAGAGTTGCAACTTTACATGGAGGATATGATTATCTATTATCTGAATTTGGAATAGATGTTAAAGCAGTTATAGAACCATCACATGGAGCTCAACCAAGTGCAGCTGATTTAGAAAAAGTTATAAAAATAATAAAAGATCAAAAAATTGATATAATTTTTGGTGAAAAGAACTTTAATAATAAGTTTGTAGATACTATCCATAAAGAAACAGGTGTTCAAGTTAGATCACTTTCTCATATGACAAATGGACCTTATGAAGCAGATGGTTTTGAAAAATTTATTAAAATAGACTTAGATGAAGTTGTAAATGCAATTAAAGATGTAGCAGCTAAAAAAGGAAAAAAATAA
- a CDS encoding metal ABC transporter ATP-binding protein has translation MNGLEISIKNLNLVLSGNEILEDINLTVKAGEIHCLVGPNGGGKTSLLRCVLGQMPFTGSIEMKYEKDKIIGYVPQILDFERTLPITVEDFMAMTYQIRPCFLGISKKYKAEIDDLLKRLGVFEKKKRLLGNLSGGERQRVLLAQALFPKPNLLILDEPLTGIDKAGEDYFKEIIKELKNEGMTIFWIHHNLTQVKELADTVTCIKKRMIFSGDPKEELKEDKIMRIFE, from the coding sequence ATGAATGGACTTGAAATTTCAATAAAAAATTTGAATTTAGTATTGTCAGGAAATGAAATTTTAGAGGATATAAATTTGACAGTGAAAGCTGGAGAAATCCATTGTTTAGTTGGACCTAATGGTGGAGGGAAAACTTCTCTTTTAAGGTGTGTTCTTGGACAAATGCCTTTCACTGGAAGTATAGAAATGAAATATGAAAAAGACAAAATAATAGGTTATGTTCCACAAATTCTTGATTTTGAGAGAACATTACCTATAACAGTTGAAGATTTTATGGCTATGACTTATCAAATAAGACCTTGTTTTTTAGGGATATCTAAAAAATATAAAGCAGAAATTGATGATCTCTTAAAAAGATTAGGAGTATTTGAAAAGAAAAAAAGATTATTGGGAAATTTATCTGGTGGAGAAAGACAAAGAGTTTTGCTTGCACAGGCACTTTTTCCTAAACCTAATCTTTTGATTTTAGATGAGCCTTTGACTGGGATTGATAAGGCTGGTGAAGATTACTTTAAAGAAATTATAAAAGAATTGAAAAATGAAGGGATGACTATTTTTTGGATACACCACAATTTAACACAGGTAAAAGAGTTAGCAGATACTGTAACTTGTATAAAGAAAAGAATGATATTCAGTGGAGATCCAAAAGAAGAATTAAAAGAAGATAAAATAATGCGAATTTTCGAATAA
- a CDS encoding metal ABC transporter permease, whose translation MLESFRSFLMNLAEKGDIPSSFKYGFVINAMICALLIGPILGGIGTMVVTKKMAFFSEAVGHAAMTGIAIGVLLGEPFSAPYISLFTYCILFGLVINYTKNRTKMASDTLIGVFLSMSIALGGSLLIYVSAKVNSHALESILFGSILTVNDTDIYILVVSAIIIGFVLIPYLNKMLLASFNPNLAIVRGVNVKLIEYIFIIIVTIITIASVKIIGSILVEALLLIPAAAAKNLSKSIKGFVSYSVIFALVSCLLGVYLPIHFDISIPSGGAIILISSVIFIITTVVRMLFKNFAEGE comes from the coding sequence ATGTTAGAAAGTTTTAGAAGTTTCTTAATGAATTTAGCTGAAAAAGGGGATATCCCATCTTCTTTTAAGTATGGTTTTGTTATCAATGCTATGATATGTGCATTGTTAATAGGTCCAATACTTGGAGGGATTGGAACTATGGTAGTTACAAAAAAAATGGCTTTCTTTTCAGAAGCAGTTGGACATGCTGCTATGACAGGAATTGCTATTGGTGTACTACTTGGAGAACCATTTTCAGCACCATATATTTCACTTTTTACATATTGTATATTATTTGGTTTAGTAATAAACTACACAAAGAATAGAACTAAAATGGCATCAGATACCCTGATTGGAGTCTTTCTGTCAATGTCAATAGCATTAGGAGGTTCACTTCTTATTTATGTATCAGCTAAGGTAAATTCACATGCCTTAGAGAGTATATTATTTGGTTCTATACTTACAGTAAATGATACAGATATTTATATTCTAGTTGTATCAGCTATAATAATTGGTTTTGTTTTAATACCATATTTAAATAAAATGTTACTTGCAAGTTTTAATCCAAACTTAGCAATAGTAAGAGGTGTAAATGTAAAACTGATAGAATATATTTTTATAATAATAGTTACCATTATTACAATAGCATCAGTAAAAATAATTGGTTCAATACTTGTGGAAGCATTACTTTTAATTCCAGCAGCAGCAGCAAAAAATTTATCAAAATCTATAAAAGGTTTTGTAAGCTACTCAGTAATTTTTGCTCTTGTTAGTTGTCTATTAGGAGTATATTTACCTATACATTTTGATATATCAATTCCATCAGGTGGAGCAATAATATTGATTTCATCAGTTATCTTTATTATTACTACTGTTGTAAGAATGCTATTTAAAAACTTTGCAGAAGGAGAGTAA
- a CDS encoding metal ABC transporter substrate-binding protein, which translates to MKKKLLFILMLIIGSFSFAENIVITSIQPLYSLTSYLTKGTDIKVYTPFGSDVSMTMSKDSIREEGFDLSIAKKAQAVVDIAKVWPEDVIYGKARMNKINIIEIDASHPYDEKMTTIFFSDYSNGKVNPYIWMGSKNLVRMVNIIGRDLIRLYPKNKAKIEKNITKFTADLLKIENEANEKLLSVGNAEVISLSENLQYFLNDMNIYTEYVDYDSVTAENVAKLIKDKGIKVVVSDRWLKKNVIKALKDAGGEFVIINTLDIPMDKDGKMDPEAILKGFKENTDNLIEALKK; encoded by the coding sequence ATGAAGAAAAAACTATTGTTTATTTTGATGTTAATTATAGGCTCATTTAGTTTTGCTGAAAATATAGTAATTACATCTATACAACCATTGTATTCTTTGACAAGTTATTTAACTAAGGGGACAGATATCAAAGTCTATACTCCTTTTGGTTCAGATGTGTCTATGACTATGTCTAAGGATTCTATAAGGGAAGAAGGCTTTGATTTATCTATTGCTAAAAAAGCTCAGGCAGTTGTTGACATAGCAAAAGTATGGCCAGAAGATGTAATCTACGGTAAGGCAAGAATGAATAAAATAAATATTATTGAAATTGATGCAAGCCACCCTTATGATGAAAAGATGACAACTATATTTTTCAGTGATTATTCAAATGGAAAAGTAAATCCATATATTTGGATGGGAAGTAAAAATTTAGTCAGAATGGTAAATATTATAGGAAGAGATTTAATAAGATTATACCCTAAAAATAAAGCTAAGATAGAAAAGAATATAACTAAATTTACTGCTGATTTATTAAAAATTGAAAATGAAGCTAATGAAAAATTACTTTCAGTGGGAAATGCAGAAGTTATATCTTTAAGTGAAAATTTACAATATTTTCTAAATGATATGAATATATACACAGAATATGTAGACTATGATAGTGTAACTGCTGAAAATGTTGCTAAATTAATAAAAGATAAGGGAATAAAAGTTGTTGTTTCTGATAGATGGTTAAAGAAAAATGTTATAAAAGCATTAAAAGATGCAGGTGGAGAATTTGTTATTATAAATACTTTGGATATACCTATGGATAAAGATGGAAAAATGGATCCAGAAGCTATATTAAAAGGATTTAAAGAAAATACAGATAATTTAATTGAGGCACTAAAAAAATAA
- a CDS encoding DUF4198 domain-containing protein: protein MKKSLVLIGSILLAANLFAHDHFLYTSNLDASNQKEVKMKAVLGHPAEGPEAEPISIATVDGKTHMPKAFFVVHDGVKTDLLSKVKVGTIKTKKGEYAALDAVYTMEDGLKGGGSWVFVMDSGNTKDSGFMFNPVEKLIITKDSAGSDYNQRVAPGYNEIVPLVNPVNAWKENVFRAKFVDKDGKPIKNARIDVDFINGKLDMANNTWTADKEAPKTSLRVFTDDNGIFAFVPSRTGQWVIRAVASMDREKKVVHDASLVVQFQ from the coding sequence ATGAAAAAAAGTTTAGTTTTAATTGGAAGTATTTTATTGGCAGCAAATTTATTTGCACATGATCATTTTCTTTACACATCTAATTTAGATGCAAGTAATCAAAAAGAAGTTAAAATGAAAGCAGTTTTAGGACATCCAGCTGAAGGACCAGAAGCAGAACCTATAAGTATAGCAACAGTTGATGGAAAAACTCATATGCCTAAAGCATTTTTTGTAGTTCATGATGGAGTAAAAACAGATTTATTATCTAAAGTTAAAGTTGGAACTATAAAAACTAAAAAAGGTGAATATGCGGCACTTGATGCAGTTTACACTATGGAAGATGGATTAAAAGGTGGAGGAAGCTGGGTATTTGTAATGGATAGTGGAAATACTAAAGATTCAGGATTTATGTTTAATCCAGTTGAAAAATTAATAATTACAAAAGATTCAGCAGGTTCAGATTATAATCAAAGAGTAGCTCCTGGATATAATGAAATAGTTCCATTAGTAAATCCAGTTAATGCTTGGAAAGAAAATGTATTCAGAGCAAAATTTGTTGACAAAGATGGAAAACCTATAAAGAATGCAAGAATAGATGTAGACTTTATAAATGGTAAATTAGATATGGCTAACAATACTTGGACAGCTGATAAAGAAGCTCCAAAAACAAGCTTAAGAGTATTTACTGATGACAATGGAATATTTGCATTTGTTCCTTCAAGAACAGGACAATGGGTAATAAGAGCAGTTGCTTCTATGGATAGAGAAAAGAAAGTTGTTCATGATGCTTCATTAGTTGTACAATTTCAATAG
- the gltS gene encoding sodium/glutamate symporter, with amino-acid sequence MSFEIIEGILNINLNSTMTLALAALLLLIGYSAKRKLTILNKYCIPAPVVGGFLFMFLTWLGHISGTFKFNFENIFQSTFMLAFFTTVGLGASFTLLKKGGKLLIIYWLTCGIISILQNIIGITISKTTGLEPPYALLSSAISMVGGHSAALSYGDTFAKMGYQSAPLVGAAAATFGLISAVLIGGPLGRRLIEKNNLKSDNTENFDQSVTEINADKGEKLSDLDIIKNVVAILLCMAIGSYISTLIGKLIKMDFPSYVGAMFVAVIVRNLNEKIHMYNFSFSLVDSIGNVMLNLFLSLALMTLKLWELSGLIGGVLLVVACQVVFMILIAYFVVFRILGSNYDAAVMCSGLCGHGLGATPSAIVNMTAINEKYGMSRKAMMIVPIVGAFLVDIIYQPATVWFIKTFVKGFVQ; translated from the coding sequence ATGAGTTTTGAGATTATTGAAGGGATATTAAATATCAACTTAAATTCAACTATGACATTAGCACTTGCAGCTCTATTATTACTCATAGGGTATTCTGCAAAGAGAAAACTTACAATACTTAACAAATATTGTATTCCTGCACCAGTTGTAGGAGGGTTTTTATTTATGTTTTTGACTTGGTTAGGGCATATTAGTGGGACATTTAAATTTAACTTTGAAAATATTTTTCAATCAACATTCATGCTTGCATTTTTTACAACAGTTGGATTAGGTGCAAGTTTTACCTTATTAAAAAAAGGTGGAAAACTTTTAATAATTTACTGGCTAACTTGTGGAATAATATCAATTTTGCAAAATATAATAGGAATAACTATTAGTAAAACAACAGGTTTAGAGCCACCTTATGCGTTACTATCAAGTGCAATATCTATGGTGGGTGGACATAGTGCAGCATTGTCTTATGGAGATACTTTTGCAAAAATGGGATATCAGAGTGCACCTTTGGTTGGAGCAGCAGCTGCAACATTTGGACTTATATCCGCAGTTTTGATAGGAGGTCCCCTTGGTAGAAGATTGATAGAAAAAAATAATTTAAAATCTGATAATACTGAAAATTTTGACCAATCTGTGACAGAAATAAATGCAGATAAAGGAGAGAAATTATCAGATTTAGATATAATAAAAAATGTAGTTGCAATTTTACTTTGTATGGCAATAGGTAGTTATATTTCAACTTTAATAGGAAAACTTATAAAAATGGATTTTCCTTCTTATGTTGGAGCAATGTTTGTAGCAGTGATAGTAAGAAATCTAAATGAAAAAATACATATGTATAATTTTAGTTTCTCATTAGTAGATAGTATAGGAAATGTTATGTTAAATCTATTTCTATCACTTGCACTTATGACTTTAAAACTTTGGGAACTTTCAGGATTAATAGGTGGAGTTCTTTTAGTAGTTGCTTGTCAAGTTGTATTTATGATACTAATAGCTTACTTTGTTGTATTTAGAATACTAGGTTCTAACTATGATGCAGCAGTAATGTGTTCAGGACTATGTGGTCATGGACTTGGAGCAACCCCTTCTGCAATAGTTAATATGACAGCAATAAATGAAAAATATGGAATGTCAAGAAAGGCTATGATGATAGTACCAATAGTTGGGGCATTCTTAGTAGATATAATTTATCAACCTGCAACAGTTTGGTTTATTAAAACTTTTGTAAAGGGCTTTGTACAGTAG
- a CDS encoding peptidylprolyl isomerase, with amino-acid sequence MKKIFKLFSILALSLIFLVSCSSIKSTMKSFTSVFKSPTKYNNVTVTFVTTQGEITFFLYPEAAPLTVANFINLAKRGFYDNTKFTRSVDNFIVQGGDPTGTGMGGPGYTIPDEFVEWLDFYQPGMLAMANAGPNTGGSQFFFTFSPADWLNGVHTVFGEVRSEGDFQRIRKLEMGDVVKEVKISENGDFILSLFKDQVEQWNSVLDREYPNLRKVAIKDPDPKDVEAYKEELEKLYTKKQKDDSNFEYPITKFIRKVFNKAGGYTPKAPVISN; translated from the coding sequence ATGAAAAAAATATTTAAATTATTCAGTATTTTAGCTTTATCACTTATATTTTTAGTAAGTTGTAGTTCTATAAAATCTACAATGAAATCTTTTACAAGTGTTTTTAAAAGTCCTACAAAATATAATAATGTAACTGTTACTTTTGTTACAACACAAGGGGAAATAACTTTCTTCTTATATCCAGAAGCAGCTCCTTTAACAGTTGCTAACTTTATTAACCTTGCAAAGAGAGGATTTTATGATAATACAAAATTTACTCGTTCTGTTGATAACTTTATAGTACAAGGTGGAGACCCTACTGGAACTGGAATGGGTGGACCAGGGTATACTATCCCAGATGAATTTGTTGAATGGTTAGATTTCTATCAACCAGGAATGTTAGCTATGGCAAATGCTGGACCTAATACTGGTGGTTCTCAATTCTTCTTTACATTCTCACCAGCCGATTGGTTAAATGGAGTACATACAGTTTTTGGTGAAGTTAGATCAGAAGGAGATTTCCAAAGGATTAGAAAGTTGGAAATGGGAGATGTTGTTAAAGAAGTTAAAATTTCTGAAAATGGAGACTTTATTTTATCATTATTTAAAGATCAAGTTGAACAATGGAATAGCGTTCTTGACAGAGAATACCCTAATCTTAGAAAAGTGGCTATAAAAGATCCTGATCCTAAAGATGTGGAAGCTTATAAGGAAGAATTAGAAAAACTTTATACTAAAAAACAAAAAGATGACAGTAATTTTGAATATCCTATAACTAAATTTATTAGAAAGGTATTCAATAAAGCTGGTGGATATACTCCAAAAGCTCCTGTAATTAGTAATTAA
- a CDS encoding ABC transporter permease, which yields MSNKLDRRKTSLIIFIFTMIFFYLPLIVLIIYSFNDGKGMVWNGFSLRWYKELFKHSNNIWKAFYYSIFIALISSLVSTIIGTFGAIALKWFDFKGKKYLKNMSVLPLVVPDIIIGVSLLIMFATLKFKLGITTIFIAHTTFNIPYVLFIVLSRLDEFDYSIVEAAYDLGATNRQTLTKVIIPMLLPAIISAFLMALTLSFDDFVITFFVSGPGSSTLPLRIYSMIRLGVSPVVNALSVILIVISILLTLSTKKLQKNFIK from the coding sequence ATGTCTAATAAACTGGATAGAAGAAAAACATCTTTAATAATTTTTATTTTCACTATGATATTTTTTTATTTACCATTGATAGTACTGATTATTTATTCTTTTAATGATGGTAAAGGAATGGTTTGGAATGGCTTTTCTTTAAGATGGTACAAAGAATTATTCAAACATTCTAACAATATCTGGAAAGCCTTTTATTATAGTATATTTATAGCTCTTATTTCATCTCTTGTTTCAACAATTATAGGTACTTTTGGTGCTATTGCTTTGAAATGGTTTGACTTCAAGGGTAAAAAATATTTAAAAAATATGAGTGTTTTACCACTTGTAGTGCCAGATATAATAATTGGAGTTTCACTCCTTATTATGTTTGCTACATTAAAATTTAAGTTGGGAATTACAACAATTTTTATTGCTCACACAACTTTTAATATTCCCTATGTCTTATTTATAGTTCTTTCAAGACTTGATGAATTTGATTATTCTATTGTTGAGGCAGCCTATGATTTAGGAGCAACAAATAGACAAACTTTAACAAAAGTTATTATCCCTATGTTATTGCCAGCTATAATATCAGCATTTTTAATGGCTTTAACATTATCTTTTGATGATTTTGTGATAACATTCTTTGTTTCTGGCCCTGGTTCTTCAACTTTACCACTTAGAATTTATTCTATGATAAGATTAGGAGTATCACCAGTTGTAAATGCTCTATCAGTAATATTGATTGTTATCTCGATTTTATTGACATTATCAACAAAGAAATTACAAAAAAATTTCATAAAATAG
- a CDS encoding ABC transporter permease, whose protein sequence is MKKNSKLGLSYSLPINIWLTVFFLIPILIILSYSFLKRGTYGGVEFKLSFETFNIFIDKVFLKILINTIYISILITIFTVLLAIPISYYIARSRHKQELLFLIIIPFWTNFLVRIYSWIALLGNNGFINHFLMKLHIINEPIKMLYNVPAVVIISVYTSLPFAILPLYAVVEKFDFSLLDAARDLGATNFQAFRKVFIPNIKAGIITSTIFTLIPALGSYAVPKLVGGTNSLMLGNVIAQHLTVTRNWPLASTISGALIVLTSIVVWLFSKYEEKENKVGENNV, encoded by the coding sequence GTGAAAAAAAATAGTAAGTTAGGTTTAAGTTATTCTTTACCAATAAATATTTGGTTAACGGTTTTTTTTCTTATTCCTATTTTAATTATTCTATCATATTCTTTTTTAAAAAGAGGAACTTATGGCGGAGTAGAATTTAAACTTTCATTTGAGACTTTTAATATATTTATTGATAAAGTATTTTTAAAAATACTTATAAACACTATATATATTTCTATATTAATAACTATTTTTACTGTCTTACTTGCTATTCCAATTTCCTACTATATAGCTAGATCAAGACATAAACAAGAACTTTTATTCTTAATAATAATACCTTTTTGGACAAATTTTTTAGTAAGGATATACTCTTGGATAGCACTTTTAGGAAATAATGGTTTTATTAATCATTTTCTTATGAAACTTCATATAATTAATGAGCCTATAAAAATGTTATATAATGTTCCTGCTGTCGTTATAATCTCTGTGTATACAAGTTTACCTTTTGCAATTTTACCTTTATATGCAGTGGTTGAAAAATTTGATTTTTCTCTTTTAGATGCAGCAAGAGATTTAGGGGCAACTAATTTTCAAGCTTTTAGAAAAGTTTTTATTCCTAATATAAAGGCTGGGATAATAACTTCAACTATTTTTACATTAATTCCTGCCTTAGGTTCTTATGCAGTTCCTAAGTTAGTTGGAGGAACAAACTCACTTATGCTTGGAAATGTTATTGCTCAGCATTTAACTGTTACTAGAAACTGGCCTTTAGCCTCAACAATTTCAGGAGCTCTAATAGTTTTAACAAGTATAGTTGTATGGCTATTTTCAAAATATGAAGAAAAGGAAAACAAAGTAGGTGAAAATAATGTCTAA